The Thermococcus sp. 4557 genomic sequence TCGTCTGCGTCTCCCCACCGTAGCGTCCCTGGAACTGCTTCATGCTGACGAAGATTACGGTGGCTTTAAATGGACTGTTTGAACCGCCAACGAGCTTGTAGAGGAGCGGTAAGTTCTGCGTAGTCAGCGTGTGCCGTCCGGGCCCGAGAACGTCGTAGATTTTGCCGTCGCGCATAAACACAGCGACTTCGTACTCGTGGACTATCAGCTGGGCACCCCACTTTATGACCTCGTTGGGGTAGCGCCAGATTATTTCGTCTTCTCCGGGGTTAACCCACTCGATTACCTGAACCATCTCACTCACCCGCCGCAAAGCTCATCCTCTTGCCGAGGACTTCCTCAAAGTTTATCAGCTTGTCATCAAGGTTCAGAACCGCCATGCCGAGGGCCTGTGGGTCCGCTATCTGGCCGTTCAGGGCCTTGACCTCGTTGAGTATCTCCTCCGCCAGCTCTATCATCCTGGCGTCGTACTCTAGGAGCCTGTTTAGCTCCTCCTCCTTGAACTTCACCCTGTCGAAGTAGCCGCGGTAACCGGCTTCCGCGTGCCTTACCCTGCTCTCAAGGGCCATGAGCTTCTTCCTCATCGTGTCCAGCGCCATCAGCTGAGCGCAGTTCACCATGGCGCACCTCTGGATTGCCCTCTCCATCTCGCGCCTGGCCTGGGCGAGTATGTCGGCAACCTTTCCGCGGACGAGCCTGTCGTCCTCCCTAATCATCTCCTTCTTCTTGTAGCCGTGGAAGCCGGGTATCACAAGCTCAAGCTTCTCAACTATCGAAGTTTCCTTCCCCATAAGCAACACCTCACATAGGCTTGAAATACAGGTTGCCCTTGTTGAGCCTCATAACCTCGCTGACCTTTCTCTTCTTAACGGCGCCTTTCCGGAATATGCCGAAGGCCCCGGCACCTCCGGGGATGAGCCCGCCTATGAGCCCCCAGGCGCTTCCGTATGCACCTGCCGCGGCTATTCCGATTATCAAGCCGGCCGCCAGAACACCGACACCCAGGAAGGTGGCCTTCTTTCTGGCACCGCTCATGAGCGGGTACTCCGCCTGGACAACCCTTCCATCGGTTCCATCAACGTATCCCGCGAAGCTCTGCCCCCCGTATTCGTAGTGAACCTCCCAGAGGGGGTAGTGCACCAGCCCCTGGTACTTCACCTCTATCTCAACGCCGCCGAGGGACTTGTCCTCCTGGCTCGCCTCGCTTCTGAGGGCGCTCTCCATGATGCTCCTTGCCATTGCTTCGGCTTCCTCCTTGGACATTTTGGGCTCGTAGTATTTGCCCTTTCCGACAACTGCCTCATCGAAGAAGCGCTTGCCCCTTATCGGGAACGGGTAATCCTTGAGCATCCCCTGGAAGGGTGAGCCTGCAGGGATTCCGACGAAGCGAACCTCCTCTATCGTTGACCAGCGTGTGCTCCTACCGTGGAGATAGAAGAAGTAAACCGGCACCCAGTAGAGCTCCTTTTTCGCTATCTTCGCCCCGGTTATGTCCGCCGGAGCGCCATACTGCCTGGAGAGAAACTTGAGCAGAACCCCCCCGGCGTCCTTCCTCATCGGCGGGAAGAAGAAGTGTTCGCCTACTTCCTCCCTCGTTTCGAGCTTGAAGGTCGTTCCGCAGTAGGGGCACGTTGCCACGCTCACGGTGTCTGGAACCTTAAACTTGGCCGAGCAGGTTGGACATTGAACCTCCATGGCGATCACCTCTTAAACGCCCCCGTGAAGTGCCCCATGATGCCGGTGCTCCTCTCGGTTCTCTGTCCCTCCAGAACCAGCGACCCGAAGTAGCCGCTGGTGCCAGCTCCAAGTATCAGAGAGAGCACCGAAACCAGAGCTGAGCCGTTTGCACCGCCGTAGGCGGCTCCAGCAGCGCCTATGATGACTCCGAGGACGACGCCGGCCATGTACTGGGCGCGCCTCCAGATGGGCATGGGCTCTGTGGCGGCAACGTCCCTTCCGTCCCAGCCGGCGAAGACGGCATGGAATATCGAGTTCTCATGCTTGTAATAGACGGTCCACATCGGCAGGAGAATCAGAGAAACGTTCTGAGGCTCATCGGCGGTTATATCAAAGCGCTCTATTCTGTCTGCCTTGGCGGAGTAGCGGTCCCTTATGACGTCTATCGCATCCTCGCGCATTATCATCTTCGCTTGAGTCTCGTCTATTTCAGTATTGAGTATCTCCAGCTTTATCTTTCCCCACTGATCCTCGTCCAGCTCAAGGAGCTTTTTCCCCTCGGGCTTTGCCCTCGAGTAGTGGACGATAATGTCATCAACGCCGAAGCTCTTGACCTGCCTCCTTGCTGAGCCGATGAGGCTCAAAACCTCGTCAACGTAGTCGTGGTAGTGTCTCTCGACGGTGTGGCAGTGGGTTTCGCCCTCCGAGTCCGTGTGGCACTCCTCCTCGCGCACCATGTACTCGACGTCACCCTCAACGTGAACGTTGCCCACCCAGTACGGGGCGTAGTGACCTTCGATGTCAACTATCTCAATCTGCTCCTTCATGCGCTTGAGGTCGAAGTCCCTGCTGACGCGGTCCCAGAAGGCCTTGGCTATGGCGTTTTTATCAATGGTCGGGACGATGTAGATGTTCTCCGTCTTCAGGTTTCCGCTTACGTGGTTAGGAAAACCGCAGTATGGACAGATTGCGACTATGGTTTCCGGGGATACTTCGAGGGGCGCACCGCACCTCTCACATTTAAATCCAACGGCCTCCATGAATCACCACAGTGCACATAACTACCTTGGAGTATTTAAGAGTGCCGGAGATTTTTATGAACCGTGGTAATATTGGAGGGCCT encodes the following:
- a CDS encoding membrane protein; the protein is MEAVGFKCERCGAPLEVSPETIVAICPYCGFPNHVSGNLKTENIYIVPTIDKNAIAKAFWDRVSRDFDLKRMKEQIEIVDIEGHYAPYWVGNVHVEGDVEYMVREEECHTDSEGETHCHTVERHYHDYVDEVLSLIGSARRQVKSFGVDDIIVHYSRAKPEGKKLLELDEDQWGKIKLEILNTEIDETQAKMIMREDAIDVIRDRYSAKADRIERFDITADEPQNVSLILLPMWTVYYKHENSIFHAVFAGWDGRDVAATEPMPIWRRAQYMAGVVLGVIIGAAGAAYGGANGSALVSVLSLILGAGTSGYFGSLVLEGQRTERSTGIMGHFTGAFKR